The Phragmitibacter flavus genome contains a region encoding:
- a CDS encoding PQQ-binding-like beta-propeller repeat protein: protein MMKTCVAFLLLLSASMSQAADWPQWRGPDRDGISKETGIVDQFGASGPKVLWEAKVGLGFSSFVAGGGKVYATGHADGKDTVFCFDVSNGKELWKYSYPAELGDKYFEGGTTGTPTLAGGKLYHLSRWGDLISFDATTGGVVWQKNIYTETGLELPEWGFSGAPLVSEDLLILNVGEAGVAVKLSDGSVVWKSEGGKAGYSTPYPYEQDGKSLVVFGTAKGYVAVEAKTGKRVWDFRWNTSYGVNAADPILHNGYAFISSGYNKGAAMLKLGGAEPQEIWTTREMRTQMNAAILVGEHLYGVDGNEGKDAGLKCLDFKTGKPVWEEQSIGHGAVMVADGKLIGLSEKGQLFIAPVTTKGFEPSARAQVLDGKCWSVPVLSNGLLFVRNATGTVKCVDLRK from the coding sequence ATGATGAAAACCTGCGTTGCCTTTCTTTTGTTGTTGAGTGCTTCGATGAGTCAAGCGGCTGACTGGCCACAGTGGCGGGGGCCGGATCGGGATGGGATTTCAAAAGAGACGGGGATCGTTGACCAGTTTGGGGCATCGGGTCCGAAGGTGCTTTGGGAGGCAAAAGTGGGTTTGGGATTTTCGAGTTTTGTGGCGGGTGGCGGCAAGGTGTATGCAACGGGGCACGCGGATGGGAAGGACACGGTTTTTTGTTTTGATGTTTCGAACGGCAAAGAGCTTTGGAAGTATTCGTATCCCGCAGAGTTGGGAGACAAGTATTTTGAAGGTGGAACGACAGGGACGCCGACTCTGGCGGGAGGAAAGTTGTATCATTTGAGTCGTTGGGGCGATTTGATCAGTTTTGACGCGACGACCGGCGGGGTGGTTTGGCAGAAGAACATTTATACGGAGACCGGGCTGGAGTTGCCAGAGTGGGGATTTTCGGGGGCACCGCTGGTTTCGGAAGATTTGCTGATTTTGAATGTGGGTGAGGCAGGGGTGGCAGTGAAATTGAGTGATGGCTCGGTGGTGTGGAAATCCGAGGGCGGCAAGGCGGGCTATTCAACGCCCTATCCGTATGAGCAGGATGGCAAGTCGCTGGTAGTTTTTGGGACGGCGAAAGGGTATGTGGCGGTTGAGGCGAAAACCGGGAAGAGGGTTTGGGATTTTCGCTGGAACACGAGTTACGGGGTGAATGCGGCGGATCCCATTTTGCATAATGGGTATGCGTTCATTTCCAGTGGTTACAACAAAGGGGCGGCGATGCTGAAACTGGGCGGAGCGGAACCTCAGGAAATTTGGACCACGCGTGAGATGCGCACGCAGATGAATGCGGCGATTTTGGTGGGAGAGCATCTTTATGGAGTGGATGGCAATGAAGGGAAGGATGCGGGGTTGAAGTGTCTGGACTTCAAGACAGGAAAGCCGGTTTGGGAAGAGCAGTCGATCGGCCATGGTGCGGTGATGGTGGCGGATGGCAAGCTGATTGGATTGAGCGAGAAGGGACAGTTGTTCATTGCGCCGGTGACCACCAAAGGTTTTGAGCCATCCGCGCGGGCGCAGGTTTTGGATGGCAAATGCTGGTCGGTTCCGGTGTTGTCGAACGGGTTGCTGTTTGTCCGCAATGCGACGGGAACGGTGAAGTGTGTGGATTTGCGCAAGTAA
- a CDS encoding small basic protein: MSQHRSLKNSGGSVGSKRSVLKRGERVKLLKARGLWKDGRSLYNLPKTKPED, encoded by the coding sequence ATGTCCCAACATCGTAGCCTGAAAAACTCCGGCGGTTCCGTCGGTTCCAAGCGCAGCGTCCTTAAGCGTGGTGAGCGCGTGAAGTTGCTCAAAGCCCGCGGTTTGTGGAAAGATGGTCGCAGCCTCTACAACCTGCCAAAAACCAAGCCTGAAGATTGA
- a CDS encoding pseudouridine synthase — protein sequence MRLNKYLSACGLGSRRGSEELISTGQVTINGDVCLNLGTKVSDTDEVVVHGKKVKPLKGVVIVLHKPRGFVCTRRDERDRETLYNLLPEKFVTLHHVGRLDKESEGLILLTNQGDLSHELLHPSKGVEKEYEVVIEEPFDPANLTKLIKGFHLPEGHAKAERAWMIGEYKLGIVLKQGLKRQIRDMLYFLGHEVRRLIRVRIGNLSIKGLPEGAWKELSEKDVQTLLLDPRSKDRPMLSKPKTASIKRQVEKRALRGEPKRDERAGSRTKLGTGKARPEPNRSSGRLAAEDNAFGERAFGKKKPFREERERDDRDRDRERGATGERKRTGSRANGGDRESKPEGDGEAKPRGARKFSGGRKPADGDRKFSTGDRKSTGGRAPSGERKKTGGRSSSSSTGGPVKGKAFGGKGGASPRSSGR from the coding sequence ATGCGTCTCAATAAATATCTAAGTGCCTGTGGTCTCGGTTCGCGCCGTGGTTCGGAAGAACTCATTTCCACGGGTCAGGTCACCATCAATGGTGATGTTTGTCTCAACTTGGGAACGAAGGTTTCCGACACCGATGAGGTGGTGGTTCACGGCAAAAAAGTGAAGCCGTTGAAGGGGGTGGTGATTGTTTTGCACAAGCCACGGGGGTTTGTTTGCACCAGGCGTGATGAGCGGGATCGCGAGACGCTTTACAATTTGTTGCCTGAGAAATTTGTGACCCTACATCATGTGGGTCGTTTGGACAAGGAGAGCGAAGGTCTGATCTTGTTGACGAACCAGGGCGATCTTTCCCATGAGTTGCTTCATCCGAGCAAAGGCGTGGAGAAGGAGTATGAAGTGGTCATTGAAGAGCCGTTTGATCCCGCGAACTTGACCAAGTTGATCAAGGGATTTCATTTGCCTGAAGGTCATGCCAAGGCGGAACGCGCGTGGATGATTGGCGAATACAAGCTTGGCATTGTGCTGAAGCAGGGTTTGAAGCGGCAGATTCGCGACATGCTGTATTTCCTCGGGCATGAGGTGCGTCGCTTGATCCGGGTGCGCATTGGGAATCTTTCGATCAAAGGGCTGCCTGAAGGTGCGTGGAAGGAATTGAGCGAGAAAGATGTGCAGACGTTGTTGCTGGATCCGCGCAGCAAGGATCGGCCGATGTTGAGCAAACCCAAGACCGCGTCGATTAAACGTCAGGTGGAGAAACGGGCCTTACGCGGTGAACCGAAGCGGGATGAGCGGGCGGGTTCAAGGACAAAATTGGGCACTGGGAAAGCAAGACCGGAGCCTAATCGCAGCAGTGGTCGATTGGCTGCGGAGGATAATGCTTTTGGAGAGCGTGCTTTTGGGAAGAAGAAGCCGTTTCGTGAGGAACGTGAACGCGATGATCGTGATCGTGATCGTGAACGCGGGGCGACGGGTGAGCGCAAGCGCACAGGGAGCCGCGCGAATGGTGGTGATCGGGAAAGCAAGCCGGAAGGGGATGGTGAGGCCAAGCCAAGGGGCGCGCGGAAATTTTCGGGTGGTCGTAAGCCGGCTGATGGAGATCGCAAATTTTCAACGGGTGATCGCAAGTCGACTGGTGGTCGTGCGCCCTCAGGTGAGCGGAAAAAAACAGGTGGCCGTTCGTCTTCTTCGTCCACTGGAGGACCAGTGAAGGGCAAGGCATTTGGAGGCAAGGGCGGGGCATCGCCGAGAAGCTCAGGGCGTTGA
- the nspC gene encoding carboxynorspermidine decarboxylase — protein MSSTAPPSFSPDRVTTPAYVVDLALLKKNLELLQHVQTEAGCTILLALKGFSMFSTFPLVRQYLKGCCASGLNEALLAHHEFQREVHVYCPAYKVDEMEKILPIAGHLSFNSLAQWHKFRPIVQSATGNRPSPGLRVNPEVSTVEVALYDPCSPGCRLGTRDVELDENADLEGLEGLHFHALCEQDSDILERVLDSVEKRFPRLLKQVKWVNMGGGHHITKPGYDIERLIRIVKAFRERHNVEVYLEPGEAIALNTGFLVASVLDIVGVQGTQTAILDISATCHMPDVLEMPYRPFIIGAGLPDEHPNTYKLGGTSCLAGDVIGAYSFPAPLEIGQKLVFTDMAHYTMVKTTTFNGVPHPDIDTYDPATDELRVVRHFGYEDFRDRLS, from the coding sequence ATGTCCTCCACCGCTCCTCCCTCCTTTTCACCCGATCGCGTCACCACCCCGGCCTATGTGGTCGACCTCGCCCTGCTCAAAAAAAACCTGGAACTGCTCCAGCACGTCCAGACCGAAGCCGGCTGCACCATCCTCCTCGCCCTCAAAGGTTTTTCCATGTTCTCCACCTTCCCCTTGGTGAGACAATACCTGAAGGGCTGCTGCGCCAGCGGACTCAATGAAGCCCTGCTCGCCCATCACGAATTCCAGCGCGAAGTCCACGTCTACTGCCCCGCCTACAAGGTCGACGAAATGGAGAAAATCCTTCCCATCGCCGGACATCTCTCCTTCAACTCGCTCGCGCAATGGCACAAATTCCGCCCCATCGTTCAATCCGCCACCGGCAACCGACCCAGCCCCGGCCTGCGCGTGAACCCTGAAGTCTCCACGGTTGAGGTCGCCCTCTACGATCCCTGTTCCCCCGGCTGCCGACTCGGCACCCGCGACGTTGAACTCGATGAAAACGCCGACCTCGAAGGTCTCGAAGGCCTCCATTTCCACGCCCTCTGCGAGCAGGACTCCGACATCCTCGAACGCGTGCTCGATTCCGTCGAAAAACGTTTTCCCCGCCTCCTCAAGCAGGTCAAATGGGTCAACATGGGCGGCGGTCATCACATCACCAAACCCGGCTACGACATCGAACGCCTCATCCGCATCGTCAAAGCCTTTCGCGAGCGCCACAACGTCGAAGTCTATCTCGAACCCGGCGAAGCCATCGCGCTCAACACCGGATTTCTCGTCGCCAGCGTCCTCGACATCGTCGGCGTCCAGGGCACCCAGACCGCCATCCTCGACATTTCCGCCACGTGCCACATGCCCGACGTGCTGGAAATGCCCTACCGCCCCTTCATCATCGGTGCCGGACTTCCCGACGAACACCCCAACACCTACAAACTTGGCGGCACCTCCTGCCTCGCTGGCGACGTCATCGGCGCATACTCCTTCCCCGCCCCCCTCGAGATCGGCCAAAAACTCGTCTTCACCGACATGGCCCACTACACCATGGTGAAAACCACCACCTTCAACGGCGTGCCGCATCCCGACATCGACACCTACGATCCAGCTACCGACGAACTCCGCGTCGTGCGCCACTTCGGCTACGAAGACTTCCGCGACCGTCTCTCCTGA
- a CDS encoding tautomerase family protein, producing MPYVNVKITRDGVTTAQKKQIVADITQSLVTHLGKKPEHIHIVIDEIDPENWGYTGMLTTEFRKK from the coding sequence ATGCCCTACGTCAACGTTAAAATCACCCGCGACGGCGTCACCACTGCACAGAAAAAGCAAATCGTCGCCGACATTACCCAATCCCTGGTCACCCACCTCGGCAAAAAACCCGAGCACATCCACATCGTCATCGACGAGATCGATCCCGAAAACTGGGGCTACACCGGGATGCTCACCACCGAATTCCGAAAAAAGTAG
- a CDS encoding putative sensor domain DACNV-containing protein yields MMNPPFGAETDRFSEADARMRGLVVELEGLLAGRADSPTKAQLMDLCDLLYASSLLKEEGRAVRARLVVAPPDAFAVEDGPPEGVHAIRFAVPHPLTSNEVKRLSPAASFYHSVIAVWPDKGRGFRVWGILNTGPRWMNLVAGGRKVAGADLAYPIIHVRDPGWLLFYQDYRLLAEWRGREFHGPRMDVFQSKLLSERFADLRRQLVEELRDDCLPETLSLEAYADLAHLIALQFVRRSINLVRTSGHGGSLVLIPDDEEGRVAAEKWIDCKYLLKEDGAGQRFRQLWQAIIRRVGQLSPAGASVEQAWQVFRLSRDEELDQLEESFFELARLLSDFMMVDGALVLDHRLGLVGFGGEIRVDRTVLYVEQAHDLEGGSVSRWDVQGDGTRHRAVYRLCSVEPSVIGFVVSQDSQVRMIANVYDSVMFWPHTVI; encoded by the coding sequence ATGATGAACCCGCCATTCGGAGCCGAGACAGATCGTTTTTCTGAGGCGGATGCAAGGATGCGCGGACTGGTGGTGGAACTGGAGGGGTTGCTGGCGGGCAGGGCGGATTCGCCGACAAAGGCGCAGTTGATGGATCTTTGTGATTTGTTGTATGCGTCGAGTTTGTTGAAGGAGGAGGGACGGGCGGTGCGGGCCAGGCTGGTGGTGGCCCCGCCGGATGCGTTTGCGGTGGAGGATGGTCCGCCGGAGGGGGTTCATGCGATCCGCTTTGCCGTGCCGCATCCACTGACGTCGAATGAGGTGAAGCGGTTGAGTCCGGCGGCGAGTTTTTATCATTCGGTGATTGCGGTGTGGCCGGACAAGGGTCGGGGTTTTCGGGTGTGGGGGATTTTAAATACGGGTCCACGTTGGATGAATCTGGTGGCCGGTGGTCGGAAGGTGGCGGGGGCAGATTTGGCTTATCCGATCATTCATGTGCGTGATCCGGGGTGGCTGTTGTTTTATCAGGACTACCGGCTGTTGGCGGAGTGGCGGGGAAGGGAGTTTCACGGGCCGCGCATGGATGTGTTTCAGTCGAAGCTGCTGAGCGAACGGTTTGCAGATTTGCGTCGGCAGTTGGTGGAGGAATTGAGGGATGATTGTCTACCGGAAACGTTGTCGCTGGAGGCGTATGCGGATCTGGCGCATTTGATTGCGTTGCAGTTCGTGAGGAGGTCGATCAACCTGGTGCGCACCAGTGGGCATGGGGGTAGTCTGGTGTTGATTCCCGATGACGAAGAAGGGCGTGTGGCGGCGGAGAAGTGGATCGATTGCAAATATTTGCTTAAGGAGGATGGGGCGGGTCAGCGGTTCCGGCAGTTGTGGCAGGCGATCATTCGTCGGGTGGGACAGTTGAGTCCGGCGGGAGCGTCGGTGGAGCAGGCGTGGCAGGTGTTTCGGTTGAGCCGGGATGAAGAACTGGATCAGCTGGAGGAGTCGTTTTTTGAGCTGGCACGGTTGTTGTCGGATTTCATGATGGTGGATGGGGCTTTGGTGCTCGATCACCGGCTCGGATTGGTGGGATTTGGCGGGGAGATTCGAGTCGATCGCACGGTGCTGTATGTGGAACAGGCGCATGATCTCGAGGGTGGAAGTGTGTCGCGCTGGGATGTGCAGGGAGATGGGACGCGGCATCGGGCGGTTTACCGACTTTGTTCGGTGGAGCCGTCGGTGATTGGTTTTGTGGTGTCGCAGGACAGTCAGGTGCGGATGATCGCGAATGTGTATGACTCCGTGATGTTCTGGCCGCACACAGTGATATGA
- a CDS encoding pyridoxal-phosphate-dependent aminotransferase family protein — translation MRDHVKLFIPGPVEVSADTYAAMNAPMIGHRSKDFQVLYADVHEKLQTLFGTTQQVYLSTSSAWGVMEGAIRNLVNKKVLNCCCGAFSDKWYDVSLRCGKQAEALKVDWGQAITADLVDAKLATGEFDVVTVVHSETSTGVLSPVEEIAKLKAKYPDVLFVVDTVSSFTTLPMHFDSWGLDILLTGSQKAFAMPPGLALFAASEAAYARAAEVKDRGYYFDLLEFQANGKNSMTPSTPCISLIYGLRHQLNKMLAEGLENRYARHARLNGMVHDWVRKNGFEFFAPEGYRTKGLTCVKNKDGFDVAAFVSLLKKRHNLAIDGGYGKIKGQTFRISNMGDESDESIAELIAALDDTMGAL, via the coding sequence ATGCGCGACCATGTGAAACTTTTTATTCCGGGACCTGTGGAGGTTTCGGCGGATACTTATGCGGCGATGAATGCTCCAATGATCGGGCATCGCAGCAAGGATTTTCAGGTGCTCTATGCCGATGTGCATGAGAAGTTGCAGACGCTTTTTGGCACGACGCAGCAGGTGTATTTGAGCACCTCGTCGGCCTGGGGGGTGATGGAGGGGGCGATTCGCAATCTGGTGAACAAAAAGGTGTTGAACTGCTGCTGCGGGGCGTTTTCGGACAAGTGGTATGATGTGTCATTGCGTTGCGGCAAGCAGGCAGAGGCGCTGAAGGTGGATTGGGGTCAGGCGATCACAGCGGATCTGGTGGATGCGAAGCTGGCCACGGGTGAGTTTGATGTGGTGACCGTGGTGCACAGCGAGACCTCGACAGGGGTGCTTAGCCCTGTGGAAGAGATTGCGAAATTGAAGGCGAAGTATCCCGATGTGTTGTTTGTCGTGGACACGGTTTCATCGTTTACGACATTGCCGATGCACTTTGACAGCTGGGGTCTGGACATTCTTCTGACGGGTTCGCAAAAGGCATTTGCGATGCCTCCCGGGCTGGCGCTTTTCGCAGCGAGCGAAGCGGCTTATGCACGGGCCGCTGAGGTGAAGGATCGGGGTTATTATTTCGATTTGTTGGAGTTCCAGGCAAACGGCAAGAACAGCATGACGCCGAGCACCCCGTGCATTTCCTTGATTTATGGATTGCGGCATCAATTGAACAAGATGCTGGCTGAAGGCTTGGAAAATCGCTATGCGCGTCATGCGCGATTGAATGGCATGGTGCACGACTGGGTGCGCAAAAATGGCTTCGAGTTTTTCGCGCCGGAAGGGTATCGCACCAAGGGGTTGACCTGTGTCAAAAACAAGGATGGGTTTGATGTGGCGGCTTTCGTGAGTTTGCTGAAAAAGCGCCACAATCTGGCGATTGATGGAGGTTATGGCAAGATCAAGGGGCAGACCTTCCGCATTTCCAATATGGGTGATGAGAGTGACGAGAGCATCGCAGAGTTGATCGCGGCGCTGGATGACACGATGGGGGCTTTGTAG
- a CDS encoding HepT-like ribonuclease domain-containing protein has protein sequence MKPARGDSSRLQDILEAIEAIERHPVKDRPAFDSDELLRFFVLKHIEILGEAIFKLSTELKDRHPQVPWNKVEKTRHILVHDYFDVNWDIVWRIMEQHLPSLKHEVQKVMKFEGFKSA, from the coding sequence ATGAAGCCCGCGCGAGGCGATTCGTCGAGGCTTCAGGATATACTGGAGGCCATCGAAGCCATCGAACGACATCCCGTCAAGGACCGTCCCGCATTCGACTCCGATGAACTCCTCCGTTTCTTCGTGCTGAAACACATCGAGATTCTTGGCGAAGCCATCTTCAAACTCAGCACTGAACTTAAGGATCGCCATCCTCAGGTTCCATGGAACAAGGTGGAAAAGACACGCCACATCCTGGTTCACGATTACTTCGATGTGAACTGGGACATTGTCTGGCGCATCATGGAGCAGCACCTCCCTTCTCTAAAACACGAGGTTCAGAAAGTCATGAAATTCGAAGGGTTCAAGTCAGCCTAA
- a CDS encoding nucleotidyltransferase family protein, with the protein MSKRELVRLHREAILEAARSLGAERIRLFGSVARGDDDDHSDVDFIVKMHPEMDVFDLVDLKDRLQTILGCPVDVLTEHPWMRERLRLAIEEAAVEP; encoded by the coding sequence ATGTCGAAACGCGAACTCGTGCGACTTCATCGCGAAGCCATTCTCGAAGCTGCCCGCAGCCTCGGGGCAGAGCGAATTCGACTGTTTGGCTCCGTGGCGCGAGGCGATGATGACGATCACAGCGATGTTGATTTCATCGTAAAAATGCATCCCGAAATGGATGTCTTTGATCTCGTTGACCTAAAGGATCGGTTGCAGACCATTCTCGGCTGCCCTGTCGATGTTCTGACTGAGCATCCTTGGATGCGAGAACGACTGCGACTTGCAATCGAGGAGGCGGCCGTCGAACCATGA
- a CDS encoding SDH family Clp fold serine proteinase, whose amino-acid sequence MEKKRAVRINKPPILTPQTQKIIAQLEKKLGAPFIAYWSSGNGSVCHNDVAAFFDLLKGLGKREHLYLFIKSSGGNGQAALRIVNLLRQYAGKITALIPLEAASAATMMAIGADEIKMGPLAYLTAVDTSLTHALSPVDRTNHAVAVSQDELNRVLHLWKESRGNGEANPYPSLYNHIHPLVFGAIDRASSLSIKICEEILSYHLDNAKAREKISKHLNSAYPSHGYPIMLREAQRIGLNVSDLDSDLNDLLVNLNEIYSEMGQQAITDYDQEHYHDHEILNIIEGKSTAFLYQNDKDWHYRKEERRWVPMNDQSAWNRVTLAAGKIKTQRFHIR is encoded by the coding sequence ATGGAAAAGAAACGAGCCGTTCGCATCAACAAGCCCCCCATCCTTACTCCCCAAACGCAGAAGATCATTGCCCAGTTGGAGAAAAAACTCGGCGCCCCCTTCATCGCCTACTGGTCCTCCGGCAACGGCTCCGTCTGCCACAACGACGTCGCCGCCTTCTTCGACCTCCTCAAAGGGCTCGGCAAACGCGAACACCTCTATCTCTTCATCAAATCCAGCGGCGGCAACGGCCAGGCCGCCCTGCGCATCGTCAACCTGCTGCGCCAATACGCCGGTAAAATCACCGCCCTCATCCCGCTCGAAGCCGCCTCCGCCGCCACCATGATGGCCATCGGTGCCGACGAAATCAAGATGGGCCCCCTTGCCTACCTCACCGCCGTCGACACCTCCCTTACCCACGCCCTGTCTCCGGTCGACCGCACCAACCACGCCGTCGCCGTGTCCCAGGACGAGCTCAATCGCGTCCTCCACCTCTGGAAAGAATCGCGCGGCAACGGTGAAGCCAACCCCTACCCCAGCCTCTACAACCACATCCACCCTCTTGTCTTCGGAGCCATCGACCGCGCCAGCTCCCTCTCCATCAAGATTTGCGAAGAGATCCTCTCCTACCACCTCGACAACGCCAAGGCGCGCGAGAAAATCAGCAAACACCTCAACTCCGCCTACCCCAGCCACGGGTATCCCATCATGCTGCGCGAAGCCCAGCGCATCGGCCTCAACGTCAGCGATCTCGACTCCGACCTCAACGATCTCCTCGTCAACCTCAACGAAATCTATTCCGAGATGGGCCAGCAAGCCATCACCGACTACGACCAGGAGCACTACCACGACCACGAGATCCTCAACATCATCGAAGGCAAATCCACCGCCTTCCTTTATCAAAACGACAAGGACTGGCACTACCGCAAAGAAGAGCGCCGCTGGGTCCCCATGAACGACCAAAGCGCCTGGAACCGCGTCACCCTCGCCGCCGGCAAAATCAAGACCCAGCGCTTCCACATCCGATGA
- a CDS encoding PEP-CTERM sorting domain-containing protein (PEP-CTERM proteins occur, often in large numbers, in the proteomes of bacteria that also encode an exosortase, a predicted intramembrane cysteine proteinase. The presence of a PEP-CTERM domain at a protein's C-terminus predicts cleavage within the sorting domain, followed by covalent anchoring to some some component of the (usually Gram-negative) cell surface. Many PEP-CTERM proteins exhibit an unusual sequence composition that includes large numbers of potential glycosylation sites. Expression of one such protein has been shown restore the ability of a bacterium to form floc, a type of biofilm.) — translation MNAIKIPLVALLLSLAAPALHASVIAIYSFDAQNGNDASGNNNHATGSVTYSTSTPFGDGYAYSVNNNKLTAPHTTSSGSTTGFSDISNNLSVSFWINTGTTGNADWFRIARKGAGGTTSNHWIINRNAGTADTNIRIDSGETNPTGYNQNLAQNAQNVLTNDWRLVTYTLSYSTGTTGTWTEYLDGASVATGSFIFGNGLANTNALEIGVSGGNWIGLMDDLGIWSNALTAGEARSIYTLATNSLFNYDLELVTQLHTLHTTTTGTLDLNGYTWSYTDSLSGSGFNPGDLYFDSISSQWILQMTATTGLSAVPEPTRAVLLTLALGSLFLRRRRQRH, via the coding sequence ATGAACGCCATCAAGATTCCCCTCGTCGCCTTGTTGCTCTCTCTGGCTGCCCCCGCCCTCCATGCGAGCGTCATCGCGATCTATTCTTTCGACGCTCAGAATGGCAATGACGCCAGCGGCAACAACAACCACGCCACCGGTTCCGTCACCTACAGCACCTCGACCCCGTTTGGCGACGGCTACGCTTATTCCGTCAACAACAACAAGCTCACCGCCCCCCACACCACCTCCTCCGGCTCCACCACCGGATTCAGTGACATCTCCAACAATCTCAGCGTCTCTTTCTGGATCAATACCGGCACCACCGGCAATGCCGACTGGTTCCGCATCGCCCGTAAAGGCGCTGGCGGCACCACCAGCAATCACTGGATCATCAACCGCAATGCCGGCACCGCAGATACCAACATCCGCATCGACAGCGGCGAAACCAACCCCACCGGCTACAACCAGAATCTCGCCCAAAACGCCCAGAACGTCCTGACCAATGACTGGCGTCTGGTTACCTACACCCTCAGTTACAGCACCGGCACCACCGGCACCTGGACCGAATACCTCGATGGCGCTTCCGTAGCCACCGGCTCCTTCATCTTTGGCAACGGACTCGCCAACACGAATGCCCTGGAAATCGGCGTGTCCGGCGGCAACTGGATTGGCCTCATGGACGACCTTGGCATCTGGAGCAACGCCCTCACCGCCGGTGAAGCCCGCTCCATCTACACCCTCGCCACCAACAGCCTTTTCAACTACGACCTCGAACTCGTCACCCAGCTCCACACCCTCCATACCACCACCACCGGCACCCTCGACCTCAACGGCTACACCTGGTCCTACACCGACTCCCTTAGCGGCTCCGGCTTCAACCCGGGCGACCTCTATTTCGACAGCATCAGCAGTCAGTGGATTCTCCAAATGACCGCCACCACCGGCCTCTCCGCCGTCCCCGAGCCTACCCGCGCCGTCCTCCTCACCCTCGCGCTCGGCAGCCTTTTCCTCCGCCGCCGTCGCCAGCGTCATTGA
- a CDS encoding ABC transporter permease produces the protein MATFILRRFISSLFVLLCVASLTFVLSISQKGGPFEKERMTEQAKAAKEAQYGLDGSKSEQLGRYLKRLIFEGDLYVSLRYQNLTVAEILGQKLPNSLLVGGTAFLIASVGGVLVGFVAAMKKDSLWDVGGMFFALGAISVPTFITGPLMIAVLGIWLGWLPIGGVGTWQQLVMPSICLSLPFLAYVARLTRNSLLDVLSQNYMRTAKAKGLDEVRVLAKHGLKVAILPVVTYLGPMAAYVLTGSFVIESVFNISGVGMVFVNAIQNADCFLLTGAVIVYSALIVFFNFLVDVIYMFLDKRIQLHG, from the coding sequence ATGGCGACGTTCATCCTGCGACGATTCATCAGCAGCCTCTTTGTGCTGTTGTGTGTGGCGTCGCTGACGTTTGTGTTGTCGATTTCACAGAAGGGCGGACCGTTTGAAAAGGAGCGGATGACGGAGCAGGCGAAGGCGGCGAAGGAGGCGCAGTATGGGTTGGATGGGAGCAAGTCGGAGCAGTTGGGGCGGTATTTGAAGCGGCTGATTTTTGAGGGGGATTTGTATGTGTCGCTGAGGTATCAGAATCTGACGGTGGCGGAGATCCTTGGGCAGAAGCTGCCGAACTCGCTGCTGGTGGGTGGGACGGCGTTTTTGATTGCGTCAGTTGGCGGGGTGCTGGTGGGGTTTGTGGCGGCGATGAAGAAGGATTCGCTTTGGGATGTTGGGGGGATGTTTTTTGCGCTGGGGGCGATCAGTGTGCCGACGTTCATCACGGGGCCATTGATGATTGCGGTGTTGGGGATCTGGCTGGGTTGGCTGCCTATTGGCGGGGTGGGGACGTGGCAGCAGCTGGTGATGCCGTCCATTTGCTTGTCGTTACCGTTCCTGGCTTATGTGGCGAGGCTGACGCGCAACAGTTTGCTGGATGTGCTTTCGCAGAATTACATGCGCACGGCGAAGGCGAAGGGATTGGACGAGGTGCGGGTGCTGGCGAAGCACGGACTGAAGGTGGCCATTTTGCCGGTGGTGACGTATCTGGGTCCGATGGCGGCTTATGTGCTGACGGGATCGTTTGTGATCGAAAGTGTGTTCAACATTTCGGGGGTGGGGATGGTGTTTGTGAATGCGATTCAAAACGCCGATTGTTTTCTGCTGACGGGCGCGGTGATCGTGTATTCGGCGCTGATTGTGTTTTTTAACTTTCTGGTGGACGTGATTTACATGTTCCTGGACAAACGAATTCAATTGCATGGCTGA